The following coding sequences are from one Haliotis asinina isolate JCU_RB_2024 chromosome 3, JCU_Hal_asi_v2, whole genome shotgun sequence window:
- the LOC137278236 gene encoding uncharacterized protein produces MFYLTVLLFGLAAGAKHQGILSLFQNKFTGDGTYYGHTDTGMCQYNPPSYPPAALSPKIKYQVALNKPQFQNSFACGMCFKVHGSGKGSGNSPITGDFYVFANNLCPECLAGSLDFAVSGDGRWNIEIQAVQCPVGNTKIEYKFQGTNPYYIKLQVRNARIPATEAEMMQGGKYVSMKHTADGFWELSNGQKVDQNGGVRVRLTAANGETVTDIIPNLNNDVVLHGKNQVQFKLDSSLPSA; encoded by the exons ATGTTCTACTTGACTGTCTTGCTGTTTGGTCTAGCAGCTGGTGCCAAACACCAGGGCATCCTCAGTTTATTCCAAAACAAATTCACGGGAGAT GGCACATATTacggacacacagacacaggtaTGTGTCAGTACAACCCACCAAGCTACCCCCCTGCAGCCCTCAGTCCGAAAATAAAGTATCAAGTGGCCCTCAACAAGCCTCAGTTCCAGAACTCATTCGCATGTGGAATGTGTTTCAAG GTTCATGGTTCTGGGAAAGGTTCTGGGAACAGTCCCATCACAGGGGATTTCTACGTCTTTGCAAACAACCTGTGTCCAGAATGTCTTGCCG GATCTCTGGACTTCGCCGTTTCTGGAGACGGACGTTGGAATATAGAGATCCAGGCAGTGCAGTGTCCGGTTGGAAATACCAAGATAGAGTACAAGTTCCAGGGAACGAATCCGTATTACATCAAACTGCAAGTCAGAAACGCTCG TATACCAGCCACGGAAGCTGAAATGATGCAGGGAGGGAAGTACGTCAGCATGAAACATACCGCTGATGGATTCTGGGAACTGTCGAACGGACAGAAGGTGGACCAAAATGGCGGCGTCCGTGTGAGACTAACAGCAGCTAATGGGGAGACAGTCACAGACATCATTCCAAACTTGA